A DNA window from Xyrauchen texanus isolate HMW12.3.18 chromosome 6, RBS_HiC_50CHRs, whole genome shotgun sequence contains the following coding sequences:
- the ptx3b gene encoding pentraxin-related protein PTX3, with product MYAPGVMLALCLSCFLNGNVFGYEYGEDYSDPYYNVITNGDHQQTGATQIPCQDVSRWDKLFILLEDSQMRQNMILQQSEDMVKVEMNALWKELQKLSSNNNKACVQAIENTCKCIKEQMNLKLDRATEQLREALDKFQAQNNETFQQLLHFSRSQATRLTKLESNFLQGVGLTQVAMKSLPTYPKEEEASSTDSGNLERALIATAADLQRVHAQLALFQRATAQRYMPSGCEMALLFPMRSKHIFAEVTPSKSISLQSFTICMWAKVTQSLNRTVLFSYGTRRNPQELQLLLAGRSVLLTVGGETHLVESHSLVTDGQWAHVCGAWSSEKGLATLWLNGQRVASVAGVAEGYILPADGFILLGQERSWLGNYQNLDSSVAFTGKMTGVNMWDHVLEAGRIKEYAKQDGSCDNRGNVIGWGVSVIIPHGGAQYVN from the exons ATGTATGCACCTGGGGTAATGTTAGCcctctgtctgtcttgctttTTGAATGGGAATGTATTTGGTTATGAATATGGAGAGGATTACTCTGATCCCTACTACAACGTAATCACAAATGGTGACCACCAACAAA CAGGAGCCACGCAAATTCCCTGCCAAGACGTCTCACGCTGGGACAAACTTTTTATCCTGCTGGAGGACTCTCAGATGAGGCAAAACATGATCTTGCAGCAGAGTGAAGACATGGTTAAGGTGGAGATGAATGCCTTATGGAAGGAACTCCAGAAGCTCAGTTCTAACAACAACAAAGCATGCGTCCAAGCCATAGAGAACACCTGCAAATGTATAAAGGAGCAGATGAACCTCAAACTGGACAGAGCCACTGAGCAGCTCAGAGAGGCTTTAGATAAGTTTCAAGCCCAAAACAATGAAACATTCCAGCAGCTTCTCCATTTCAGCAGGAGCCAGGCCACACGTCTCACCAAACTTGAGAGCAACTTCCTGCAAGGAGTAGGCCTGACACAAGTGGCCATGAAATCGTTACCAACCTACCCAAAGGAAGAGGAGGCAAGCAGTACTGATAGCGGGAATCTGGAGAGAGCACTGATTGCCACCGCTGCAGATCTACAAAGGGTGCATGCCCAGCTAGCCCTTTTCCAAAGAGCAACTGCACAGCGTTATATGCCTTCAG GCTGTGAAATGGCTTTATTATTTCCAATGCGCTCCAAACACATCTTTGCAGAGGTGACACCCTCCAAGTCCATCTCCCTACAGTCATTCACAATCTGCATGTGGGCTAAGGTGACTCAATCTCTAAACAGAACAGTGCTCTTCTCTTATGGCACCAGGAGAAACCCTCAGGAGCTCCAGCTACTCTTGGCAGGGCGCTCTGTGCTCCTCACGGTGGGTGGTGAGACCCATCTAGTGGAATCTCACAGTCTAGTTACAGATGGGCAGTGGGCACACGTCTGCGGAGCCTGGAGCTCAGAGAAGGGGCTAGCCACTTTGTGGCTGAATGGACAGAGAGTTGCCAGTGTCGCTGGAGTAGCCGAGGGGTACATATTGCCTGCTGATGGATTCATTCTGCTAGGGCAGGAGCGCAGCTGGTTGGGTAACTACCAAAATCTGGATTCATCGGTAGCCTTCACAGGAAAGATGACAGGCGTGAACATGTGGGACCATGTGCTGGAAGCAGGAAGGATAAAAGAGTACGCCAAACAAGATGGGTCATGTGATAATCGTGGGAATGTTATTGGATGGGGTGTCTCAGTGATCATTCCACATGGAGGTGCTCAGTATGTCAACTGA